From the Carya illinoinensis cultivar Pawnee chromosome 4, C.illinoinensisPawnee_v1, whole genome shotgun sequence genome, one window contains:
- the LOC122307344 gene encoding ras-related protein Rab11D-like, producing the protein MASAYGDANQKIDYVFKVVLIGDSAVGKSQILARFARNEFSLESKATIGVEFQTRTLVIQHKSVKAQIWDTAGQERYRAVTSAYYRGAVGAMLVYDIAKRQTFDHIPRWLEELRSHADKNIVIILIGNKSDLEHQRAVPTEDAKEFAQNEGLFFLETSALEATNVESAFLTVLTEIFNIVNKKSLVADENRSNGNPTSLAGKKIIIPGPAQEIPTKSSTCCRLL; encoded by the exons ATGGCGAGTGCGTATGGCGATGCGAACCAGAAGATAGACTATGTGTTCAAGGTGGTGCTGATAGGAGACTCGGCGGTGGGGAAGTCTCAAATTCTGGCCCGGTTCGCTCGCAACGAGTTTAGCCTCGAGTCTAAGGCCACCATCGGGGTCGAGTTCCAGACTCGCACCCTCGTTATACAGCACAAGAGCGTCAAGGCCCAGATCTGGGACACGGCCGGCCAAGAACG CTACAGAGCGGTTACAAGTGCATATTACAGGGGAGCTGTTGGAGCAATGCTGGTTTACGACATAGCCAAACGCCAGACATTTGATCACATACCTCGTTGGCTGGAAGAGCTGCGTAGCCATGCGGACAAGAACATTGTCATCATTCTGATAGGGAACAAAAGTGATCTTGAGCATCAACGTGCAGTCCCCACAGAGGATGCCAAAGAATTTGCTCAAAATGAAGGTCTGTTTTTCTTGGAGACCTCAGCGCTGGAAGCAACTAATGTTGAATCTGCCTTCTTAACTGTGTTGACCGAGATCTTCAACATTGTGAACAAGAAAAGCCTAGTTGCAGATGAAAATCGAAGTAATGGGAACCCTACATCCCTTGCTGGTAAGAAGATCATTATCCCAGGTCCTGCACAAGAGATCCCAACTAAGAGCAGTACGTGCTGTAGATTATTGTGA
- the LOC122306249 gene encoding uncharacterized protein LOC122306249, which produces MAIKEDGLSQRWESFHLTEGENDVIQISEDTIKGSNTRGEHCLMALLVYEKGYNRDAFKATMSKVWRLQGCVVFKEVGDNRFIMDFQYQVDKDKVLHGRPWFFNCALMVIQAFDGGMTIKDIPFSHEPFWVQIYNLPLIAMTHEVGIQVGRRIGVVHELDVDKEGLGWGKCL; this is translated from the coding sequence ATGGCAATAAAAGAGGACGGATTGTCACAAAGATGGGAGAGTTTCCATCTCACTGAAGGTGAGAATGACGTGATCCAAATTTCAGAAGATACAATTAAAGGTTCAAATACAAGAGGAGAACACTGCTTGATGGCTCTTCTTGTATATGAAAAAGGCTATAATAGAGATGCCTTTAAGGCTACTATGTCAAAAGTATGGAGGTTGCAGGGATGCGTGGTTTTCAAAGAAGTTGGTGATAATAGATTCATCATGGACTTCCAATATCAAGTTGATAAGGACAAGGTGCTACATGGCAGGCCTTGGTTTTTTAATTGTGCACTTATGGTGATCCAGGCTTTTGATGGTGGGATGACAATTAAGGATATACCTTTCTCTCATGAGCCTTTTTGGGtgcaaatttataatttaccatTGATAGCAATGACTCATGAAGTTGGGATACAAGTTGGAAGGAGAATAGGAGTAGTGCATGAGTTGGATGTAGACAAAGAAGGGTTGGGATGGGGAAAGTGCCTTTGA
- the LOC122307345 gene encoding uncharacterized protein LOC122307345, translated as MGGKLVKEELIRREGISWRVERTFGSATIQTRPPTTAITQTTTMKMKIRIAWQPFATQNPAFDEYYRNLWKRGGSLELFDVFCELPQLVHRLGLKKWKVCIFSSMGAMFS; from the exons ATGGGAGGTAAACTGGTAAAGGAAGAGCTCATACGCAGAGAAGGCATTTCATGGAGAGTAGAGAGAACGTTTGGAAGCGCCACAATTCAGACCCGTCCTCCGACAACAGCAATAACCCAAACAACAACAATGAAGATGAAAATTCGTATAGCCTGGCAGCCCTTCGCCACCCAAAACCCCGCATTTGATGAATACTATAGG AATTTGTGGAAGCGTGGAGGGTCTCTTGAACTTTTTGATGTCTTTTGTGAGCTTCCCCAACTTGTTCACAGGCTAGGTCTCAAGAAGTGGAAG GTTTGTATCTTCTCCAGCATGGGAGCAATGTTTTCCTGA